GATTCCGGAAATTATGCCTTTTTCAAATTGATAAAAATTACTTATTTTTATTTCGAAAAAAATTATTTCTTTTTCAGGTTCGAGTCCGGTTCCATACCCAACGAGACAACAAAAAAAATAAAAAAGTGTGATACTCCTGTGATACCTCTATTAGCAAAATATTGCCAGAAATCCTTTAAATACAGCACATCTAAAAATGAAAAAAGTCCTAGTCGGACAACCACTAAACAACAAAAACCCCTGTAAATTTAAAACATACAGGGGGTTTTTATTTCTGTTTCCGCAATTACGGACAGACTTAATGGTGCAATTTCAGGAATACAAAACCAAGTGAGATCTGAGCTGTTAAACCTGTTCTGCCGGTCTTTTAGAATTCACCTTTCAAACAGGTAGCCCAGCCCATCATTTTTTCGGAGATATGCTTTGAGAATTTGAGCGTGTTTGTATCCGGCTTTATATTCTTTTTGTTTTTTGCCACAATTTGAGGGTGACAATACACTTTTATGGAGTCAATCGGAGTGCTTGCAAGCAATTCGAGGTCCGACACTTGCAGGGGGTAAAAACTGATGGCTTGGTCTTCTATTCCGATATAATCCATAAGGCATTTCGATTCTATAACCTTGTTCCCTTTTAAGTAAAAATAAATGGGATCATCTTTAAGGTTATCATGTGGACCATGCTCTTTGTGTTTTTTATTTGATGTCCATAAGTAAAAATAAGGTACACCATCTGCTTTCACAAAGGAGCAGTAACCATAATAAGTGAGCATAATTTCATAAATACTGCTGGGGCGGGTGTTGAAAGTAATGTTTTGTGGCTGAGGAATATCAAAATGAAATTTCATGAGCTTGTTCAGCGATTCCGGTTTAGCCGATTTGCATTGCGAAAAGGCTGAATTTCCATTGACAACAAAGCACAAAAGGATTAGCGAAATAAGAGTAGTTTTTTTCATTGCGTTTTAAGTCTTAATTAGGATTTAACAGTGCTAATATACTAAACAGAATAGCATCATAGAACCTGTAGAGTGTTATAAAGTTGATTTTGAAATTACGTCTTCAAAACCCTATGTGAACCCTATGAAATCTATGATCCTATGTGTTTCAAAAAAAAACATTTGAAAAGTGAATCTTAAAAAGAACGAAGTTTCACTAAGAAAATCCCAGCTATTCCGTTTTAATAAACTTCTTAATCGCCACCGAATTTGCAGTTTTGACTTGTAAAGTATAAATCCCCGGAGCAAAATTACTTAGGTCAATTTGTTTGTTGTTTTGATTCATGTTTTCAGTATAAACTTCTTGGCCATATGCATTCATTATATTTAATGTAGCTTTTACAGCAGCCGCATTAATACTTACATTCAATTGAGCTTTGGCAGGATTCGGATAAACTTGCAAGCTTTCAGAAGCATCTAGTTCATTTACAGTTAGTGGAGTAAGATCGAAATGAATATTTGCTCGATTGGCTGTAGTGTATAAAGAACCCATAGTTGCGCTTGCACTAAAAGAATGGGAAACTACAGCAGGGGAAAATCCGGCAGTACCTGCCCAATTAACTCCCGCTGTTCCGGCTCCTTGACGCACCCAGCGAGTGAGTATCATTAAATTATCGCTTCCATTCCAAAAATAAGGTGTAGTTAAAGCAAAATCTACCCAGCCAATACTTGCGGGCAATCCAACTGTTGAGCTATTATAAACAAGTGTAGCACCTACAGATTCTAAATCAAAATTTCCGGCACCTCCACTAAAATCGGAAAGTGTGGTGGGTTTAATATAAATTTCAAACGTTGCATCGTTTCCAAGGTAGCCGCCCGCATCGTTTTTGTACCATCCAATGCTGTTGATGGTTCCGGTTCCGGCACCACTTGCCGCTAATTCAGTTTGGGTGTAAATACTCAAGTTCCAACTGTGTGTATTGGTGCTGCCACTGCTAAAAATATAAATGGGACCGTATAAATTATTGGCAGTTCCGGTGCCAATGGTAAAGGTTTGAGCAGAAGTTGCCAGAATGCTGCTTATAAAAATGCTTAGGGTGTAAAGAAGTTTTTTCATGTTTTTTTTATTCAAATGTATAAATAAATTGCTTATTCATAATTATTATTAGAGCTTGCATTTGCATCAATTTATGGAATAAAACGTATGGCTACTTTATGAATATTCTATCTTAAAATGTTTTTTTGAAACAGGCCGGAATGCAACGATAATAAGTTTTACAAGTGAAATGATTTGAAGCTACAGTTCAAAAATCCAATAGGCGAATCTTTCGAATTTAGTAGTGCATGGGAACGCAATACTATGCACGTTTCATTAATTCCGGCAGCAATTAACTGTTATTCGTTGGGGAGCAATTGTGTGCTCTATTTTTTTTTCTATTTTTAATTCCAAATTCTACTCTATGAAACAGCTACGACTTTGTTTTGCCCTCCTTCTAAGTTTTAATATATTGGCACACGCACAGCCTAAACCTGCAGCAAACAATACACCCAAAGATCCCTTAAATGCGGAGGTGTTCAGCGCCCTTCAGTTTCGCAGTATAGGCCCTGCAATGACATCCGGCAGGGTAGTAGACTTAGCTGTGAATCCAAAGAACCACAGCGAATATTATATCGCAGCTGCATCCGGTGGAGTATGGAAAACGGTGAATTCAGGTATATCCTATTTCCCTGTGTTCGATAAAGAAGCATCCTTTTCGATTTCCTGTGTGGTAATCGATCCCAACAATAGCAATGTGGTATGGGTGGGCACCGGCGAAAACAATAACCAGCGAGTAGCCGGCTATGGCGATGGTGTGTACAAGTCGGAGGACGGCGGAAAAAGCTGGAAAAACATGGGCTTAAAAACATCCGAGCACATCGGAAGAATTTGCATCGACCCTAAAAATTCAAATACAGTATTTGTGGCAGCCTACGGACCGCTGTGGAGTGCGGGTGGCGAACGTGGCATTTACAAAAGTACCGATGGGGGTAAAACTTGGAAAAACACATTAGCAATTAGCGAAAATACCGGTTGCAATGAAGTAGCCATCGACCCAAAGAATTCAAACATTTTATACGCAACAGCACACCAACGCAGGCGCCACGAATGGACCTACATCAGCGGCGGGCCCGAATCAGCTGTATACAAAAGTGTGGACGGAGGCGAAACGTGGAACAAGCTGGCAGGCGGTATTCCTGAAGACGATAAGGGTAGAATTGGTTTAGCCGTTTCACCTGTGAATTCGGATTATGTGTACATTATAATCGAAGGTACTGAAAAATCAAAAGGGCTTTACCGCAGCACTGATAAAGGTGCTAATTGGGAGAAGCGTGGAAATTTTAGCACTGCTGGAAATTATTATCAAGAATTAATTTGCGATCCTAAAAATGCGGATAAAGTCTATGCCATGGATTTTAATATTATGGTATCAAATGATGGAGGTAAGAATTTTACTCCAATTGGTGAAAAAAATAAGCATGTCGACAATCACGCTTTTTGGGTGGATGATGAAAATCCGAATCACCTGCTTTCAGGCTGTGATGGCGGGGTGTATGAAAGTTATGATGGTGCAAAATTATGGCAATTCAAAGACAATTTGCCCATCACGCAATTTTACCGCGTGTGTACAGATAATGATTATCCTTTTTACAATATATATGGTGGAACGCAAGATAATTTTAGCATGGGTGGGCCGTCACGCACCATTAGCGCCAGTGGAATCTTAAATTCCGATTGGTTTGTTACTACAGGTGGTGACGGATTTTTTTCACGTGTGGATCCAACCGATCCCAACACAGTATATTCCGAATCGCAATATGGCGGCTTGGTGCGTTTTGATAAAAAAAGTGGTGAAACGGTAGATATAAAACCCGTTGAAAAGGAGGGAGAGCCTGCTTACCGCTGGAACTGGGATGCACCTTTATTTATTAGTAATTTCAGCAATACCCGCTTGTATTTTGCAGCCAATAAATTATTCCGCAGCGACGATCGAGGAAATACATGGAATGCTGTGAGCCCTGATTTGACAAGACAATTGGATAGAAATAAATTGCCGGTTATGGGCAAAGTATGGAGTGTAGATGCCATCGCAAAAAATGCATCTACTTCTATTTATGGCAATATAATTTCATTTAGCGAGTCGCCAAAAAATGAAAACAGTTTGTATGTGGGTACGGATGATGGTTTGATTCAAGCAAGCACAGACGGAGGAAAAACATGGACAAAAATGGCCGTCTTTGCAGGCGTTCCGGAGCGCAGCCCGGTGAGTGCTTTGCTGGCTTCACAACATGCCGAAAATACGGTGTATGCAGCTTTTAACAATCACCGCAACGGAGATTTTAAGCCTTATGTTTTAAAATCTATGGATGGCGGAAAAACATGGTTGAGTATTTCTTCCAACCTTCCTGTACGCGGTTCTGTATATAGTATTGCAGAAGACCATGTGAATGCGAATTTGCTTTTTGCAGGAACAGAATTTGGAATTTATTTTTCACCGGATGGTGGTCAAAAATGGATACAACTCAATGGAGGATTACCCACCATTGCAGTGCGCGATATTGCCATTCAGAAACGTGAAAACGATTTGGTACTTGCCTCATTTGGCAGAGGATTTTATGTGTTGGATGATTATTCGATGTTACGCAATGTGAAGAAGGAAGAGCTCGAAAAACCTGCTGTTATATTTCCGATTAAAGATGCATTAATGTACATTGAAGCATTGCCGCTTGGCCATAAGGGAAAGGGATTTAGAGGAGAGGCCTTATATGCAGCCGCTAATCCACCAATGGGAGCTGTATTTACCTATCACCTCGCGGCAGATTTTAAAAGTGCAAAACTAAAGCGCAAAGAGCGCGAGAAAGAGAAAATCAAAAAAGGAGAAAACGTTTATTACCCTTCACTCGACTCTCTACGTTTGGAAGATAGGGAAGAGGAACCGGTTTTGATTTTTACGATTACGGATGAAGAGAACAATGTGATCCGAAGACTGAGAGAGCCTGCGAAAAAGGGATTGCATCGTCTCGTTTGGGATATGCGCTTTCCGGCTCCTGAACCTGTAAGTTTTCGTACACGTGATGAAGATAATCTCTACGATGAGCCAAACATAGGTCACCTGGTGCGGCCGGGAAAATATTTCGTTTCCGTTTCTAAGATAGAAAATAACATTGTTTCTCAATTAGCAGCTCCTGTTCCCTTTAATTGCGTTAAGCTGAACAATGTCTCCTTTCCTGCACCGGATCCAATGGCCCTGGAATATTTTTACGACAAGGTATCAGAGTTGGCGCGTGTTGTGAGTGCAGCCGATTCTTACAAGGATGAATTGACGAGCAGAATAAAATACATTAAGGTAGCTTTGCTCGAATCTCCTAAAAGCCCACTGGAACTGCAGGGAGATATAAAGAAAATTGAAAATTCTTTGAAGGACATTAATATTAAATTGAATGGAGATGCCTCAATATCCAAAAGGGAATTTGAAGTATTACCCGGAATCAATTCCCGCATCGGAAACATTGAATACAGCCTTTGGCGTAGCTCTCAGGCGCCTACTGAAACCAATAAGCAATCGTATGCCTTGGCAGTGAAACAATTCGAAAGTATTCCTGCCGAATTGAAAGCACTGGATGCAGGACTCAAAAAAATAGAGCAGCAATTGGAAAAGGATGGAGCGCCTTATACTCCCGGAAGAGAGATAGAGTGGAAGCGATAAAAATTGTATAAATAAGGTTTCGTTGTTTTGAATTTAATCCAATAGCAGTTTGGTAAGACTGGAATAATTTTAATTGGATAGCGTCACTCAAATCCAACCTTCAACAATTTAAAAACTCTTCCCCGGTCGGTATACATCAGCAACTCCTTTGGTGAAGTTTGCAGGTATATTTTGGGCCGGGCAAATATTTTTTTATCGCGTTCAGCAAAGAGCGGACGTTTTTTCATATCTCCGTTCTCGTCGAGCGTTACCAGCACACAAGTCGATTTTTTAGGTCCGCTAAACGTGCGGTAATCGCGTGGGTTGGGAATTTTTAAATTGCGGGTATTGTCGTTGAAAATAAAATTGATAGTGTTTTCTGAAATACCCATCGAATAGCTGCTGTAAGGGCCTTTGTCGTTTACAGTAACTTGAGTTTTTGGTACCGTTTTTACCCAATTTATTCTGCCATCCACATTGATGGAAGCCACAATCAAATCATTAAAATTATAGTAATAATCGGTGGTTACATACCGCCCATTATAGCTGGTAATGGTTTGAATATACCTTTGTTCAGCAACCATGTATGCCCCGCCATCCTTACGTTCTATAATCTGATCAATTTTAAATTCGCGCAGTTCATCCCCACGTTTCGCTTTACGGTCCGACATAAAATTGAGTAAAAACGATTTGTCAAATTCTTTCAATCCGCTGTTTTTAACTTCTTTGGTTTTGCCATCTAAGGATAAATAAAATGTACCCGCAATTTCATCCGAATAACGGCCTCTGTTAGAGAAAAATCCAGCAGCAATGAGGTCTTGATTTTGGTTCACTCGAAAACTCATATCCGATATGGTTTTTCCTTCCAATTGCACATCAAATTCTTTAACTACATCGCTATGTGCCTCAATTAAAAGAATTTTGTAGAGGTAGCTCGGACGGTCCTTAAACCAATTGCCTTTCTCTCCTTCCAGTTCAGTAAGCATATATAAATTACCACTTTTGTCGAGGATGTAATCGTGTATAGTAAAATTGGGATTCGAAAAAGGGAGCATCACGCGTGCATTGCCAAATAAGGCATTCAACGAATTATCAATTACTTTAAAGGCGAAGTTGAGGTTCTTCCCGC
The sequence above is a segment of the Bacteroidota bacterium genome. Coding sequences within it:
- a CDS encoding T9SS type A sorting domain-containing protein, giving the protein MKKLLYTLSIFISSILATSAQTFTIGTGTANNLYGPIYIFSSGSTNTHSWNLSIYTQTELAASGAGTGTINSIGWYKNDAGGYLGNDATFEIYIKPTTLSDFSGGAGNFDLESVGATLVYNSSTVGLPASIGWVDFALTTPYFWNGSDNLMILTRWVRQGAGTAGVNWAGTAGFSPAVVSHSFSASATMGSLYTTANRANIHFDLTPLTVNELDASESLQVYPNPAKAQLNVSINAAAVKATLNIMNAYGQEVYTENMNQNNKQIDLSNFAPGIYTLQVKTANSVAIKKFIKTE
- a CDS encoding glycosyl hydrolase, with amino-acid sequence MKQLRLCFALLLSFNILAHAQPKPAANNTPKDPLNAEVFSALQFRSIGPAMTSGRVVDLAVNPKNHSEYYIAAASGGVWKTVNSGISYFPVFDKEASFSISCVVIDPNNSNVVWVGTGENNNQRVAGYGDGVYKSEDGGKSWKNMGLKTSEHIGRICIDPKNSNTVFVAAYGPLWSAGGERGIYKSTDGGKTWKNTLAISENTGCNEVAIDPKNSNILYATAHQRRRHEWTYISGGPESAVYKSVDGGETWNKLAGGIPEDDKGRIGLAVSPVNSDYVYIIIEGTEKSKGLYRSTDKGANWEKRGNFSTAGNYYQELICDPKNADKVYAMDFNIMVSNDGGKNFTPIGEKNKHVDNHAFWVDDENPNHLLSGCDGGVYESYDGAKLWQFKDNLPITQFYRVCTDNDYPFYNIYGGTQDNFSMGGPSRTISASGILNSDWFVTTGGDGFFSRVDPTDPNTVYSESQYGGLVRFDKKSGETVDIKPVEKEGEPAYRWNWDAPLFISNFSNTRLYFAANKLFRSDDRGNTWNAVSPDLTRQLDRNKLPVMGKVWSVDAIAKNASTSIYGNIISFSESPKNENSLYVGTDDGLIQASTDGGKTWTKMAVFAGVPERSPVSALLASQHAENTVYAAFNNHRNGDFKPYVLKSMDGGKTWLSISSNLPVRGSVYSIAEDHVNANLLFAGTEFGIYFSPDGGQKWIQLNGGLPTIAVRDIAIQKRENDLVLASFGRGFYVLDDYSMLRNVKKEELEKPAVIFPIKDALMYIEALPLGHKGKGFRGEALYAAANPPMGAVFTYHLAADFKSAKLKRKEREKEKIKKGENVYYPSLDSLRLEDREEEPVLIFTITDEENNVIRRLREPAKKGLHRLVWDMRFPAPEPVSFRTRDEDNLYDEPNIGHLVRPGKYFVSVSKIENNIVSQLAAPVPFNCVKLNNVSFPAPDPMALEYFYDKVSELARVVSAADSYKDELTSRIKYIKVALLESPKSPLELQGDIKKIENSLKDINIKLNGDASISKREFEVLPGINSRIGNIEYSLWRSSQAPTETNKQSYALAVKQFESIPAELKALDAGLKKIEQQLEKDGAPYTPGREIEWKR